Proteins encoded in a region of the Cytobacillus pseudoceanisediminis genome:
- a CDS encoding PIG-L family deacetylase produces the protein MKKIFIYFLSLALIISLLPLSGSAQSEEHDPDLWSAVKPLDTTVSFLNTGAHPDDERSDFLAYLSRGLGVKTSSLIANRGEGGQNEIGQELGNGLGIIRSREMIEAAKITGVKAYHLSETTSDTIYDFGFSKTKDETLSHWGKDLTYERLIRFIRTYQPDIVMPSFRDSDTQHGHHRTMTILSQEAFKDAADPNIFPEQLKEGLSVWQTKKFYLPADSKDTADTSIEIGMLDPIYGMSYPQIGEESRYMHKSQGMGNDIPVAPRQTHLELVDSAVETNGSNDLFAGIPYDFNEWAKTFPKKEKALQVHFTKFQKAWMELSPATLAARYSVRRSKH, from the coding sequence TTGAAAAAAATCTTTATTTATTTTTTGTCCTTAGCGTTAATTATCTCCCTTCTGCCTCTCAGCGGAAGTGCCCAGTCAGAAGAGCATGACCCCGACCTATGGAGTGCAGTGAAGCCGCTGGACACAACAGTCAGCTTTTTGAATACAGGAGCACATCCTGACGATGAGCGCAGTGACTTTCTTGCTTACTTATCAAGAGGACTTGGTGTTAAAACCTCAAGCCTGATTGCCAACCGCGGCGAGGGCGGCCAGAATGAAATCGGGCAGGAGCTTGGGAACGGCCTTGGAATTATCCGCTCCCGGGAAATGATTGAAGCAGCAAAGATCACCGGAGTTAAAGCCTACCATTTGAGTGAAACAACCTCTGATACCATCTATGATTTCGGCTTTTCCAAAACAAAGGATGAAACCTTAAGCCACTGGGGCAAGGACCTTACTTATGAAAGATTAATCCGTTTTATTCGTACTTACCAGCCAGATATCGTCATGCCATCCTTCAGAGACTCGGATACCCAGCACGGACACCACCGCACAATGACCATTCTCAGCCAGGAAGCCTTCAAAGATGCCGCAGATCCTAACATTTTTCCTGAACAATTAAAAGAGGGATTATCCGTCTGGCAGACAAAGAAGTTCTATTTGCCGGCAGACAGTAAAGATACAGCAGATACATCGATTGAAATAGGCATGCTTGATCCTATCTACGGCATGTCCTATCCGCAAATCGGCGAGGAATCACGCTATATGCACAAAAGCCAGGGAATGGGCAATGACATCCCTGTCGCGCCAAGACAAACGCATCTGGAGTTAGTAGATAGTGCGGTTGAAACAAATGGCAGCAATGATCTTTTTGCCGGTATCCCATATGATTTTAACGAATGGGCAAAAACGTTTCCTAAGAAAGAAAAAGCATTGCAGGTGCATTTTACAAAATTCCAAAAAGCCTGGATGGAATTATCTCCAGCTACCCTAGCCGCCAGGTATTCAGTAAGACGCAGCAAGCATTAA
- a CDS encoding ROK family transcriptional regulator: MNFNGTPMQMKSINKKRVLQWIQENSPTSRAEIAAKISISKPTVSLLVDELIGEKWVYEKGIGESSSQGGRRPIHLYFNEKAAYVIGTDIGGTKVKTVISDLGGNIVHSSSFSTCQFLESGLLKQIAKEVQSMLEECQIPWIRCLEWEQGFRGLHKHPAESSWKHQASTGFDTRS; the protein is encoded by the coding sequence ATGAATTTTAATGGGACACCGATGCAAATGAAATCAATCAATAAAAAGAGAGTACTTCAATGGATTCAGGAAAATTCACCGACTTCAAGGGCCGAGATTGCTGCGAAGATTTCCATAAGCAAGCCGACTGTTTCTTTACTGGTAGATGAATTGATAGGGGAAAAGTGGGTGTATGAAAAAGGGATAGGCGAATCGTCTTCACAAGGCGGAAGGAGACCGATACATCTTTATTTCAATGAAAAAGCGGCTTATGTAATCGGAACAGATATCGGCGGCACGAAAGTAAAGACAGTCATTAGCGATCTCGGAGGCAACATCGTCCATTCCAGCAGTTTTTCAACCTGTCAATTTTTAGAATCTGGACTTTTAAAACAAATCGCCAAAGAAGTGCAGTCCATGCTGGAGGAATGCCAAATCCCCTGGATCAGGTGCTTGGAATGGGAGCAGGGGTTCCGGGGATTACACAAACATCCAGCGGAGTCGTCTTGGAAGCACCAAGCCTCAACTGGATTCGATACCCGTTCTTAG
- a CDS encoding ROK family protein, whose amino-acid sequence MGAGVPGITQTSSGVVLEAPSLNWIRYPFLAEANKYFSFPVHVDNDVNVGALGEQWLGNAKNKQNVLFMAVGTGVGSGIIINNQLYRGYTNAAGEMGYMVTDKTDMKKDFKPIFHRYGYLESVAGGKSIGKKLTEVIHQDPDHPAYSQAIKGELPGEMAFALAKKATN is encoded by the coding sequence ATGGGAGCAGGGGTTCCGGGGATTACACAAACATCCAGCGGAGTCGTCTTGGAAGCACCAAGCCTCAACTGGATTCGATACCCGTTCTTAGCGGAAGCCAACAAATACTTCTCTTTCCCGGTTCATGTGGACAATGATGTGAATGTTGGAGCACTTGGGGAGCAATGGCTCGGAAATGCGAAAAATAAACAGAATGTTCTGTTTATGGCGGTCGGAACAGGCGTTGGAAGCGGAATTATTATCAATAATCAGCTGTACCGCGGGTATACAAATGCTGCTGGCGAGATGGGCTATATGGTGACGGATAAAACAGACATGAAAAAAGACTTTAAGCCAATCTTTCACCGCTACGGTTATTTGGAAAGCGTCGCCGGCGGAAAATCAATCGGAAAAAAACTGACGGAAGTCATTCATCAGGATCCGGACCACCCTGCCTACTCTCAGGCAATAAAGGGAGAACTGCCGGGGGAAATGGCCTTTGCGCTTGCGAAAAAGGCGACAAATTAG
- a CDS encoding ROK family protein — protein MAYGIINAASLLNPEVIILGGGVLKSSDYILPKLDRIVNHYLPSSVELKISRLGDNAGVLGAVSLFLREHDSIIKFS, from the coding sequence CTGGCCTATGGAATCATTAATGCCGCGAGCTTATTGAATCCTGAAGTCATTATTTTAGGAGGTGGTGTTCTAAAATCATCTGATTACATTTTGCCTAAATTGGACAGGATCGTGAATCACTATCTTCCAAGTTCAGTAGAATTAAAGATTTCAAGATTAGGTGATAATGCGGGAGTCCTGGGTGCTGTTTCACTCTTTTTGCGGGAGCATGATAGTATTATCAAATTTTCTTAA
- a CDS encoding extracellular solute-binding protein — translation MKNKKRASILTTLSISAALMLSACSSEQGSSSSSENEQGEKENKMEEKVVIYSPHGKDILSKFEQQFEEKYQIDVEWLDMGSQEILDRIRSEKNNPQADVWWGAPSVNFDQAKDEGLLKPYEPSYAGSLAEGFHDPEWHWSGTSQTPEVIMYNSKELSEDEAPKDWDELLDPKWKDEIIIRYPLASGTMRTIFSAMIYRDFKDSKDTAAGYEWLEKLDANTKEYAANPEMMYNKVAKGEGKLSVWAMPDVVMLKENKNYPFEFIIPESGTPVLTEGIAVVNDAPHPKAAEAFYEFVNTPEAAKILAEEFYRIPTRDDVEGLPEWITETEIKSMDIDWKVFQENSDSWMKYWDENIKSGEKEIKE, via the coding sequence ATGAAAAATAAGAAAAGGGCATCGATTTTAACCACTTTATCCATTTCGGCTGCACTAATGCTTTCAGCTTGCAGTTCTGAACAGGGATCCAGCTCAAGCTCTGAGAATGAGCAGGGAGAGAAAGAGAATAAGATGGAAGAAAAGGTAGTTATCTATTCACCGCATGGAAAGGATATTCTATCAAAGTTTGAACAGCAATTCGAGGAAAAATATCAGATTGATGTGGAATGGCTTGATATGGGATCACAGGAAATCCTGGACCGGATCCGCTCCGAGAAAAACAATCCACAGGCTGATGTCTGGTGGGGAGCGCCATCTGTAAACTTCGATCAGGCAAAGGATGAAGGATTATTAAAGCCATATGAGCCTTCATATGCAGGAAGTCTGGCAGAAGGCTTCCATGATCCTGAGTGGCACTGGTCCGGAACAAGCCAAACACCGGAAGTCATTATGTATAACAGCAAAGAATTATCAGAAGATGAAGCGCCAAAAGACTGGGATGAGCTTCTCGATCCGAAGTGGAAGGATGAAATCATCATCCGCTACCCGCTGGCATCCGGAACAATGAGAACGATTTTTTCAGCGATGATTTACCGTGACTTTAAGGACTCCAAGGATACAGCGGCCGGTTACGAATGGCTTGAGAAATTGGATGCCAACACGAAAGAATACGCAGCAAATCCTGAAATGATGTACAACAAGGTGGCCAAAGGGGAAGGAAAGCTATCTGTCTGGGCAATGCCTGACGTTGTCATGTTAAAAGAAAATAAAAATTATCCATTTGAATTCATCATTCCGGAAAGCGGAACACCCGTCCTGACAGAAGGGATTGCCGTTGTGAATGATGCTCCGCATCCGAAGGCGGCTGAAGCATTCTATGAGTTTGTCAACACGCCTGAAGCAGCCAAAATTCTTGCAGAGGAATTCTACCGCATTCCAACAAGGGATGACGTAGAGGGACTGCCTGAGTGGATTACAGAAACAGAGATTAAGAGCATGGATATCGACTGGAAGGTATTCCAGGAGAACAGCGACAGCTGGATGAAGTATTGGGATGAAAACATTAAGAGCGGAGAAAAAGAAATTAAAGAATAG
- a CDS encoding ABC transporter ATP-binding protein, whose protein sequence is MASINIDNVQKAFGKVIAVDHLNLDIKDGEFFTFLGPSGCGKTTTLRMIAGFYYPTKGVVRFGDKDMTRVPPEKRNTGMVFQNYALFPHMTVFENVAFGLRVRKLGSKELNIKVKAVLQKVRLEQYADRQVSQLSGGQQQRVALARALVIEPEILLLDEPLSNLDAKLRDEMRSEILRLQKDYNITTIYVTHDQAEALSMSDRIAVFNFGVCHQVGTPSEIYNEPANDFVAGFIGEINLLPVKISRIEDENILVQVQNGESASELSVRNAPFNYNQENKGNLALSIRPESIKILEKETEGKNIFKGMVEEVHFFGSLINVVVRAAGLKLQVNALNSGLSRNLQAGAEVWVELPEEQMRIIPVVTGDAS, encoded by the coding sequence ATGGCGTCCATAAACATAGATAATGTCCAAAAAGCCTTTGGAAAGGTTATTGCAGTCGATCATTTAAATCTGGATATAAAGGATGGGGAATTCTTTACCTTCCTTGGACCAAGTGGATGCGGCAAGACCACCACACTTCGGATGATTGCTGGATTCTATTATCCTACTAAAGGTGTTGTCCGTTTCGGCGATAAGGATATGACGCGTGTACCTCCTGAAAAGAGAAATACGGGCATGGTTTTCCAAAACTATGCCCTTTTTCCTCACATGACGGTGTTTGAGAATGTCGCTTTTGGATTAAGGGTTAGAAAACTTGGCTCCAAGGAGCTCAATATAAAAGTCAAGGCTGTATTGCAAAAGGTGAGGCTTGAGCAGTACGCCGATCGTCAGGTGAGCCAGTTAAGCGGAGGTCAGCAGCAGCGTGTCGCGCTGGCAAGGGCATTGGTGATTGAACCGGAGATTTTGCTCCTGGATGAGCCACTCAGTAACCTGGATGCCAAGCTGCGCGATGAAATGAGAAGCGAAATACTGAGATTGCAAAAAGATTATAATATCACCACAATCTATGTTACTCATGATCAGGCAGAAGCTCTATCCATGAGCGATCGGATTGCGGTATTTAACTTTGGGGTCTGCCACCAGGTGGGAACACCCTCGGAAATCTATAATGAACCAGCCAATGATTTCGTAGCGGGGTTTATCGGGGAAATCAATCTGCTTCCTGTGAAGATCAGCAGGATAGAAGATGAAAACATTCTTGTACAAGTGCAGAACGGTGAAAGTGCCAGTGAGCTTTCCGTCCGGAATGCCCCATTTAATTATAATCAGGAAAACAAAGGGAACCTGGCGTTATCCATTCGTCCTGAATCTATTAAAATACTGGAAAAAGAGACGGAAGGGAAAAATATCTTCAAAGGAATGGTTGAGGAAGTTCATTTCTTTGGCTCCCTCATCAATGTTGTGGTCAGGGCTGCAGGCCTTAAGCTCCAGGTGAATGCCCTGAATAGCGGCTTATCCAGAAACCTGCAGGCGGGTGCAGAGGTTTGGGTGGAATTGCCTGAAGAGCAGATGCGGATCATTCCTGTGGTGACTGGTGATGCATCATGA
- a CDS encoding ABC transporter permease, with product MIKNRDTRLTLLLLIPVLLVLIAYVLYPSLRTIMESLQKEGSMTFGNYSDFFTQESKTNLEALWNSVYISVLSVLASALIGIPLAFIFNRYDFPGRGFFASAAIMPIVLPSLVGVMAFMFLYGETGLIPNAIKDLFGLDEVPFKIGGISGILIVHAYTMYVYFYMTVSSAINKIDPSLEEAAYNLGANRFKVFWKVTFPLLTPAIVAASLLVFMISMASFSAPFLLAGGFRVLSLQIYFSKINGDMEVAATQSVILSVVSISFLLFMRWYQNRKDYRMASKGIGAHRSEVNNPVLKWILVFTGIVGVIILLLPHFTILLLSLVPDGTWTWQTYPSVFNFENYRLLFQDPNIFKPLKNSLILSVIATAGNLVFGVLASYVLVKRKFVGKSFVDILVMIPWALPATVIGMNLIFAFNEPTIFSFGNILVGTFWILPLAYFIRHIPLVVRSTNAVLEQLDDSIEEASRSLGAKWFYTFRKVILPIIMPGVLSGTLLAFVESVGEFPTSVLLYTLSNRPISIEIMNQLRMFNMGQAAAYGMIQITLIALVLFISNKFFGVKAEKSLS from the coding sequence ATGATTAAGAATCGGGATACAAGGCTGACTCTGCTCCTCCTTATTCCGGTCCTGCTGGTTCTCATAGCTTATGTTCTATACCCCTCTTTACGCACCATAATGGAGAGCCTTCAAAAAGAAGGCAGCATGACGTTCGGGAATTACAGTGACTTCTTTACCCAGGAATCCAAGACCAATCTGGAAGCCCTGTGGAATTCTGTATATATTTCGGTATTAAGTGTCCTGGCCAGTGCACTGATCGGCATCCCGCTGGCATTCATTTTTAACCGGTATGATTTTCCGGGCAGAGGCTTCTTTGCATCGGCTGCCATTATGCCGATCGTCCTGCCGTCATTGGTAGGGGTAATGGCGTTCATGTTCCTGTATGGGGAAACCGGATTGATTCCCAATGCCATTAAAGACCTATTCGGGCTGGATGAAGTGCCTTTCAAAATAGGCGGTATATCAGGCATTTTGATAGTCCATGCATATACTATGTATGTGTATTTCTATATGACTGTTTCATCAGCCATTAATAAAATTGATCCATCTCTTGAAGAAGCTGCGTACAATCTGGGGGCCAATCGTTTTAAAGTGTTTTGGAAAGTAACCTTTCCATTATTGACACCGGCTATTGTAGCCGCATCTTTATTGGTGTTTATGATCTCAATGGCATCCTTCAGTGCGCCGTTTCTCCTGGCAGGAGGATTCAGGGTGCTGAGCCTGCAGATTTATTTTTCGAAGATTAATGGCGATATGGAAGTGGCCGCCACACAATCGGTTATATTATCGGTTGTATCGATCAGCTTCCTGCTGTTTATGCGCTGGTACCAAAACCGCAAGGATTACCGGATGGCATCTAAAGGAATTGGCGCCCATCGCAGTGAAGTCAATAATCCTGTTTTGAAGTGGATACTGGTCTTTACAGGAATCGTGGGAGTCATCATTCTGCTGCTTCCGCATTTCACGATTCTCCTTCTATCGCTCGTACCGGACGGAACTTGGACGTGGCAGACCTATCCATCGGTATTTAATTTTGAAAATTATCGTTTGTTGTTCCAGGATCCGAACATATTCAAGCCATTGAAAAATAGCTTGATCCTGTCGGTTATTGCTACAGCAGGGAATCTGGTCTTTGGGGTATTGGCATCCTATGTGCTCGTTAAACGGAAATTTGTTGGAAAAAGCTTTGTGGATATTTTAGTTATGATTCCATGGGCTTTGCCGGCTACCGTTATCGGGATGAATCTGATTTTTGCTTTTAATGAGCCAACCATCTTCTCATTTGGCAACATTCTCGTCGGCACATTCTGGATTTTGCCTCTGGCCTATTTTATCCGCCATATTCCATTGGTCGTCAGATCCACCAATGCTGTACTGGAGCAATTGGATGATTCCATAGAAGAAGCCTCAAGAAGCCTTGGGGCAAAGTGGTTCTATACGTTCAGAAAAGTAATCCTTCCGATTATTATGCCAGGGGTTTTATCAGGGACATTACTGGCATTCGTGGAGTCAGTCGGTGAATTTCCGACTTCGGTATTGCTGTATACCCTTTCAAACCGCCCTATTTCCATCGAGATTATGAATCAGCTGAGAATGTTCAATATGGGCCAGGCGGCAGCTTACGGTATGATCCAGATTACTTTAATCGCACTGGTTCTGTTCATATCAAACAAGTTTTTTGGAGTTAAGGCTGAAAAATCATTGTCTTAA
- the argH gene encoding argininosuccinate lyase: protein MSKLEEFIKNEGLVFPGKTYAEELLMPVFNDQRDYLFHVMFDIHRAHVIMLAEKGIIPEEEARTMLEGINKVAMSDTSSLSYQPQFEDLFFMMEAKIGEEIGDELAGKIHIARSRNDMGIAMYRLVLREHLLQLLGSAYQLSEALLEQAEEHKETYMTGYTHTQPAQPTTLGHYLLAVYDVLQRDIKRLWAAYKTVNKSSLGAAALTTTGFPICRDRTRDLLGFEGIIENSYDSIAGADYLLETSSALMTCMVNTGRWIQDFLQHVTREFGTFQVADPYVQVSSIMPQKRNPVSIEHSRSIASSAYGEAYAAMNMVHNTPFGDIVDTEDDLQPHLYRAFTNANRVLKLMYAVIATLKVNKDHAKEMAKKSCITITELADTLARDYSIPFRKAHSIASYISKQTVKDQKELCDWKVEDVNEVIQGYVPVSLSEEEWKKIISPEYFVQIRSLQGGPNPDEVSRMIKDRNETLTGDLLSYEGIVRGLKEKRENLINFTF, encoded by the coding sequence ATGAGCAAATTAGAAGAGTTTATTAAAAATGAAGGCCTTGTCTTTCCCGGCAAAACATATGCAGAAGAACTGCTGATGCCCGTTTTTAATGACCAGCGGGACTATCTGTTCCATGTCATGTTCGATATTCATCGGGCACATGTGATCATGCTGGCAGAAAAGGGGATCATTCCTGAAGAAGAAGCAAGAACCATGCTGGAAGGAATTAATAAAGTGGCAATGTCAGACACCAGCTCATTATCCTACCAGCCTCAATTTGAAGATCTCTTTTTTATGATGGAAGCGAAAATAGGAGAAGAGATTGGCGATGAATTGGCCGGAAAAATCCACATTGCCCGGAGCCGGAATGATATGGGGATCGCGATGTACAGGCTGGTGCTAAGAGAACATTTGCTGCAGCTCCTTGGAAGTGCTTATCAGCTTAGTGAGGCATTGCTGGAGCAGGCTGAAGAGCATAAAGAGACCTATATGACCGGCTATACCCATACACAGCCGGCCCAGCCGACCACTTTGGGGCATTATCTCCTGGCCGTTTATGATGTTCTCCAAAGGGATATTAAACGGCTTTGGGCTGCTTATAAAACCGTTAACAAATCCTCGCTCGGTGCAGCGGCTCTTACGACGACCGGTTTTCCGATTTGCAGGGACCGCACCCGTGACCTATTGGGATTTGAAGGAATTATTGAAAACTCATATGACTCGATTGCGGGAGCAGATTACCTGCTGGAAACCTCATCAGCCCTGATGACCTGCATGGTGAATACCGGCCGGTGGATCCAGGACTTCCTTCAGCATGTAACAAGAGAGTTTGGCACCTTCCAGGTGGCGGATCCTTACGTGCAGGTAAGCAGCATTATGCCTCAAAAAAGGAACCCCGTTTCCATTGAGCACTCCAGATCCATTGCCAGCAGCGCCTACGGTGAAGCATATGCAGCCATGAACATGGTTCATAATACGCCATTTGGGGATATCGTTGATACAGAAGATGATCTGCAGCCTCATTTGTATCGTGCTTTTACGAATGCCAATCGGGTATTAAAGCTGATGTACGCAGTGATTGCCACTTTAAAAGTCAATAAAGACCATGCAAAAGAAATGGCCAAAAAGTCGTGCATCACGATCACCGAACTGGCGGACACTCTGGCAAGAGACTACAGCATACCTTTCCGGAAGGCCCACTCCATTGCCAGCTATATTTCAAAACAAACCGTGAAGGATCAGAAAGAACTGTGCGACTGGAAAGTGGAGGACGTGAATGAAGTCATTCAGGGATATGTTCCCGTTTCCCTTTCAGAGGAAGAGTGGAAGAAAATCATTTCTCCTGAATACTTTGTGCAGATCCGCAGCCTTCAGGGAGGACCGAATCCGGATGAGGTCTCGAGAATGATCAAGGATCGGAATGAAACCCTCACAGGGGATCTGTTGAGCTATGAGGGGATTGTGAGAGGGCTTAAGGAGAAGCGGGAGAATTTGATTAACTTTACATTTTAA
- a CDS encoding HTH domain-containing protein: MILDQRCMTILTKMVHAPTHVSPQELMEELQISKRTVYYDVDKINSWLKDQGLDELKYIRAAGFFLMKKKSSRLNSGCTRLIKLPVMSFHEKKEWPGLPYSS; encoded by the coding sequence ATGATTCTTGACCAGCGCTGCATGACGATTTTGACGAAAATGGTCCATGCGCCTACACATGTTTCTCCGCAGGAGCTTATGGAAGAATTACAGATTTCCAAGCGGACCGTTTATTATGATGTTGACAAAATTAATAGCTGGCTCAAAGACCAGGGTTTAGATGAGCTGAAGTATATCCGTGCTGCTGGATTTTTCTTGATGAAGAAGAAAAGCAGCAGGTTAAACAGCGGCTGCACTCGTTTGATAAAGCTGCCGGTTATGAGTTTTCACGAAAAGAAAGAATGGCCTGGACTGCCATACTCATCCTGA
- a CDS encoding BglG family transcription antiterminator, whose amino-acid sequence MAWTAILILTREKTIYLQDLMDKLGVSRSTLLADIKELKKQLNQYQVQLNFHKSSGYFIAGEEQDKRKMLIYCLSQVLTNRGWNDLLSEVQLTIQDTPGLSPEMFQRTDLETIYEILNESESFSGVHYTDEVMETLSAHIFMLIKRFNQEKYIKMDPVEKQVIKETKEYTAARFICRKIESGFQLEVPDDEACYLATYLLGAKISDYDTHELENQDLEILKSMAVRMVDDFQKYACVFFQNRKELERNLLIHLKPAYFRIKYGIELENPLSKSVQESYQDLFILTKKVVHHFEYVLGKKVSDDEAAYIAMHFGGWIDKEGVRVEARKKAAVVCASGIGTSRILQKQIEDLMPFVDVANVYTVREYEKASLADLDFVISTTPVSRKHVPVFIVNPILNPSEKESLLKQVQASEKRPKSENIDALMDIIRKHADINDESMLIQELKVYYQSNKEAKSEVDQKPMLNEVLTADKIQFADSAASWQEALQMASQPLLADQSISQHYIDAMIENVNEMGPYIVIAPGIALPHARPEAGVNKLGMSFLQLKESCAFSEKPEHQVRLFFVLAAIDNETHLKALSQLSKMLSDSDNLEKLQNADTQADVLEIINQYSQD is encoded by the coding sequence ATGGCCTGGACTGCCATACTCATCCTGACCCGCGAGAAAACCATTTATCTGCAGGATCTGATGGATAAGCTGGGTGTCAGCAGAAGTACGCTTCTGGCAGATATCAAGGAATTAAAAAAGCAGCTTAACCAGTACCAGGTTCAGTTGAATTTCCATAAATCTTCAGGCTACTTTATTGCCGGTGAGGAGCAGGATAAGCGGAAAATGCTGATTTACTGCCTATCACAGGTTTTAACCAATCGCGGCTGGAATGATCTATTATCCGAAGTTCAGTTAACCATCCAGGACACGCCTGGACTGTCACCTGAAATGTTTCAGCGTACTGATTTAGAAACGATCTATGAGATTCTGAATGAAAGTGAATCATTTTCCGGTGTTCATTACACAGATGAAGTAATGGAGACGCTGAGTGCCCATATATTTATGCTGATCAAAAGGTTTAACCAGGAAAAATACATCAAGATGGATCCTGTTGAAAAACAGGTCATTAAAGAAACAAAAGAGTACACCGCTGCTCGATTTATTTGCCGGAAAATTGAAAGCGGTTTCCAGCTTGAAGTTCCTGATGATGAAGCCTGTTATCTTGCAACCTACCTGTTGGGTGCGAAAATAAGCGACTATGATACACATGAGCTGGAAAACCAGGACCTTGAGATCCTTAAATCAATGGCAGTAAGAATGGTCGATGATTTTCAAAAATATGCGTGCGTATTTTTCCAAAATCGGAAGGAGCTTGAACGGAATTTATTGATTCATTTAAAGCCCGCTTACTTCCGAATCAAATATGGGATCGAACTGGAGAATCCATTATCCAAATCTGTACAGGAGTCTTATCAGGATCTGTTTATTCTAACCAAAAAAGTGGTTCATCATTTTGAATACGTGCTGGGCAAAAAAGTATCTGATGATGAAGCGGCCTATATTGCGATGCACTTTGGAGGCTGGATTGATAAAGAAGGCGTCAGGGTGGAAGCCCGCAAAAAAGCGGCTGTGGTGTGTGCCAGCGGAATCGGCACGTCACGAATCCTTCAGAAACAAATTGAAGATCTCATGCCGTTTGTCGATGTGGCGAATGTATACACCGTCCGTGAATATGAGAAAGCGTCCCTGGCAGATTTGGACTTTGTCATTTCGACAACGCCAGTATCCCGGAAACATGTACCGGTGTTTATTGTAAATCCGATTCTTAACCCGTCTGAGAAGGAATCTCTGCTTAAGCAGGTTCAGGCATCAGAAAAAAGGCCGAAATCAGAAAACATAGACGCATTGATGGACATTATCCGGAAGCATGCAGATATAAATGACGAAAGCATGCTGATCCAGGAATTGAAGGTTTACTATCAATCAAATAAAGAAGCAAAAAGTGAGGTGGATCAAAAGCCAATGTTAAATGAAGTTCTAACCGCCGATAAAATTCAATTTGCAGATTCGGCTGCAAGCTGGCAGGAAGCACTGCAAATGGCATCACAGCCGCTATTGGCCGATCAATCCATCAGCCAGCATTATATTGATGCCATGATTGAAAACGTGAATGAAATGGGACCATATATTGTCATCGCGCCGGGAATAGCCCTTCCTCATGCCCGCCCTGAAGCTGGCGTGAACAAGCTGGGAATGAGCTTCCTGCAATTAAAGGAAAGCTGTGCTTTTTCGGAAAAGCCGGAGCATCAGGTAAGATTATTCTTTGTGCTGGCAGCCATCGATAATGAAACCCATTTAAAAGCATTATCCCAGCTGTCTAAAATGCTGTCTGACAGCGATAACCTTGAAAAACTGCAGAATGCTGATACTCAAGCTGACGTATTAGAAATCAT